The segment CACATATTAATCGTCGATTGAAAAGCTTTGACAAAAGTTTAGGTAGccatttacaataaattaaaatgTTCAAGGGTTTAAAAAATAGGATACACTTATTGTGTTTCATCAGATTCCCAGCATATTCTTTTTGCATACATTGAATGCATCTGCATAGATCTCTATGTGTTACCGTTACACCAAGGTCGGCTTTATGCAATGCATTATCACGTCTAGATATCATACACTTTCCCGTTATCTTAAATACACCCTCGTGGCATATTACGTGTGGCCTATTTGATAAGCGTCACGTGTCCAAGGCCAGTCATATAGCTATACAGTAGCATACACTAATGTACCTCTTCTTTTTATGCTTCTCAGGAAATTGTGGCCAGCCATCAGGAGCTGAGATGTCCGGAGTGTCGGGTGCTGGTGGATATAAAAATCGATGAACTTCCACCCAATGTACTGCTGATGCGTATCCTGGAAGGTAAGGTTCAACTAAAATATAAATCGCTCATAATACTCTTTTTGAGAAAAAGATCAAAAAGATTCGAATCCGCGGGGAAGTACCTTCTGCTACAGGCTTATCTCATGTTGAAATTTCATtatcttttttatcttttcgcgTCACGCAGGCATGAAAACAGCTGAGTTGAACAGtcaaaatataaacataaaCAAAGCAGCCCGAACCGGCGTTGGAGGTGGAGGTGGCTCAAACATCTTCAGCCTGCAAGTCCAGCAACAACAGAATCATCCTAGCATAGCATATCAGAACCAAGGCTCATCACAGCACCAACAGCAGCAGTATGTGAAAAATAATAAGACTGACCAGCTGCTGCATCAGCAGTGCCACGGTCAGAACCAGACTCAGCAAGGTCAACAGCAGCATGCAGCGAACCGTATCATTACGCCCGCGTCGGGCAACAACGCGCTAGATTTGTCGAAAATCCCACACGCGAAAGCATTCTACGACTTCGCCTCCAATGAGACCAGGTAGGGCTAGAACATTCTAGCGACAAAATACATTGTAGCATTGATTTATTCTAGGGCGTTTAGTAAGACGTTTTACTTGCATGATTGCATGAAAGGCAATATTATTGGCATGTTGTTTCGCGTTAATTTTCACATGATCTatattttgtaatttaaatttttccctTTTAACTATTACAGCGATATAAGTTTCAAGAAAGGCGATATCATCATACTGAAGAAGAAAATCGACCATAACTGGTGTGTAGGAGAAGTAAACGGAAAGGAAGGAGCCGTTCCGTTGAATCATTTGCAGGTGATAGTACCGTTACCGTATCCACAGTGCAAGGCACTGTACGATTTCAGTATGGGACCTAACGAGGAAGAAGGCTGTCTAACGTTTAAGAAAGGTGCTTTAATCCATGTACTTCGCCGAGTGGACCAAAACTGGGCAGAAGGCCGGATTGGGGataaaattggcatttttccGATTTCTTTCGTTGAGATGAACATACTTGGAAAGCAGCTAATGGATGCAGCTATGAAACAGTAAGATTAACCATGCTTACGAAATGTGTTGAAAAtggtgataatttttttttattccagcTTGCTAGCCAATGCTTCTAACAATCGTACTGTTCCACCGACTCCGTTCGACTTGAACGCTAGTGATACTACAAGCTCTAGTGTAACTACCAGTCCAAATTCTTCCGCAAGCACGACAAGCTCAAACTCGAGTACGGCTCCAAGCAGTCCAACGTCACATTTCGTGACATCTGCAGCAACCGCCACAGCAgtaactactactactagtggCCACTCAAATCGGGATCATAAAGAGAAACGTCACTCGTTGACAACATTTGCAGTCAGTTCTACTGGGGGGCCAGTTCTCGTAGGTGGATCTCTTCATCATCCTGATCGGTAAAAACTCACTGCTTCTCTATAATAAATAATTtagtaatttattttgaattacaGGCATTCTGCAGAAATTCTTAACGTTGCTGAAACTGAGAGATCACAGCTGCAATCCAGCAATAAAACGTCTGCACCTTCCACGACTCCATCAGATCAATCACAGATGAATCGACCGGAAATACTCAATTGTCAGAAGACAAATGCAACTAAAACAAGTCAAGTATATCACCAGCATCCGCAACTACCTGCCACATATGTCGCTCTCTATCCGTACAAACCTCAGAAGCCAGATGAGTTGGAGCTTAAAAAAGGATGTGAGTTTAATCGTAGCATAAACCATGGCCTTTGATTAAATTCTCTTGTTTTAGCAATCTACTATGTAACGGAACGTTGTAAAGATGGTTGGTTTAAAGGAGCAAATCGACAACAAAAGACTGGCGTCTTCCCTGGTAACTACGTAACTGTTTACAAGGGTCGTGAAGCTGGTCAATCTACCCGTAATCCACATCCCCAGGGACCATCTACTAGTGCCCAAAATCCGTCCAGTAACCTAGCACAAATCACATTACCTGCCTTACCACCTAGAGATAGCACTACAAATTCAGCTGGCATCGTTTGGACAAAACAACAGACTCAATCCGGCAATTACATAGATTCCTTATTTGGAAG is part of the Sabethes cyaneus chromosome 2, idSabCyanKW18_F2, whole genome shotgun sequence genome and harbors:
- the LOC128734178 gene encoding E3 ubiquitin-protein ligase SH3RF1; translation: MDERLLNDLLECSVCLERLDTSSKVLPCQHTFCRKCLEEIVASHQELRCPECRVLVDIKIDELPPNVLLMRILEGMKTAELNSQNININKAARTGVGGGGGSNIFSLQVQQQQNHPSIAYQNQGSSQHQQQQYVKNNKTDQLLHQQCHGQNQTQQGQQQHAANRIITPASGNNALDLSKIPHAKAFYDFASNETSDISFKKGDIIILKKKIDHNWCVGEVNGKEGAVPLNHLQVIVPLPYPQCKALYDFSMGPNEEEGCLTFKKGALIHVLRRVDQNWAEGRIGDKIGIFPISFVEMNILGKQLMDAAMKHLLANASNNRTVPPTPFDLNASDTTSSSVTTSPNSSASTTSSNSSTAPSSPTSHFVTSAATATAVTTTTSGHSNRDHKEKRHSLTTFAVSSTGGPVLVGGSLHHPDRHSAEILNVAETERSQLQSSNKTSAPSTTPSDQSQMNRPEILNCQKTNATKTSQVYHQHPQLPATYVALYPYKPQKPDELELKKGSIYYVTERCKDGWFKGANRQQKTGVFPGNYVTVYKGREAGQSTRNPHPQGPSTSAQNPSSNLAQITLPALPPRDSTTNSAGIVWTKQQTQSGNYIDSLFGRKSGGTPTDKNSPVSSAPAGGENTQAACPTSKEKKDSSAVSLMKRLTNIKRSKSPTNSSGGNTNPAYSMDNPTFDDSTVAAASTIVKPNLQQIINPVHVRSGSCPSQLLQTFPVDQMIAHGRENVPYMYGSQRVKPHKERPSMHGLKNDNTTKDSAKHFAKAVQQQSHEAPAGSSSTGGPKQSQAYHRKSQSLDASAIIGQMNGAPSKPKSHSQTVRERFKCIVPYPPNSEYELELRVGDIVLVHKKRDNGWYKGTHQRSGKTGLFPASFVEPDI